One stretch of Plutella xylostella chromosome 15, ilPluXylo3.1, whole genome shotgun sequence DNA includes these proteins:
- the LOC105386737 gene encoding tRNA (adenine(58)-N(1))-methyltransferase non-catalytic subunit TRM6 — protein MDNIKVGDYIVIQRQNYRKIHKFNKANSAITLGRDNVELLGIEGCKYYSVFKMIATGNKRSRSYRLELCDEAVGLKDEIDVKTSGLDNRNILDDGKSQKLTAADIEELKTDATSASDIVESLICNSNTFSSKTEYAQDKYLRKKEKKYFDYLQIIQPNLRMVADIMYRLDPTKIQGVRIDTLSQIVTMANIYSEGKYLLYDSGSNGLLAAALLSAIGGKTNGKLVHMHPGNMSQKQALLAMNFPEEQLQRCVSVNIYSSLRQFYQGCDTHEKKTLPQNESNLKRKADEVNDNDHQIKIPKVDETLDTEEIPLKEQESKAEISSPDTSNMENVKDSSISEGKKPKWHFDNIAAAELLTQKMDALVIVCKEDPQNIFKELVQFVKPGRPFLVYYSVAEPLQHLYLSLKSDSKIAALKLTCNWLRNYQILPDRTHPEVNMNAASGFLLSGYVLK, from the exons ATGGACAACATTAAGGTAGGCGATTACATCGTTATACAACGGCAAAACTAcagaaaaatacacaaattCAATAAAGCTAATTCGGCCATAACACTAGGGAGAGACAATGTGGAGCTCCTGGGCATCGAAGGTTGTAAATACTATTCAGTATTTAAAATGATAGCCACAGGCAACAAGAGAAGTCGCAGTTATCGACTGGAGCTGTGCGATGAAGCAGTAGGCCTGAAGGATGAAATTGATGTAAAAACTTCTGGATTGGATAACAGAAATATTTTAGATGATGGCAAATCACAGAAGTTAACGGCAGCAGATATTGAAGAACTCAAGACCGACGCCACCAGCGCATCCGATATAGTTGAGTCCCTCATTTGCAATTCAAATACTTTCAGTAGTAAGACAGAGTATGCTCAAGATAAATACTTGaggaagaaagaaaagaaatacttTGATTATCTTCAAATAATACAGCCCAATTTGCGCATGGTGGCTGACATCATGTACAGATTGGATCCCACCAAAATTCAGGGTGTACGGATTGATACCTTGTCACAGATTGTGACTATGGCCAACATTTATTCTGAGGGAAAATATTTGCTATATGATTCCGGATCCAATGGATTGTTAGCAGCTGCTTTGCTAAGTGCCATTGGAGGCAAAACCAATGGGAAGTTAGTCCACATGCACCCAGGCAACATGTCCCAGAAGCAGGCTCTGCTGGCTATGAACTTCCCGGAGGAACAGTTGCAGAGATGTGTGTctgttaatatttattcatcaTTGAGGCAATTCTATCAGGGTTGTGATacacatgaaaaaaaaactttgcctCAAAATGAATCTAATCTCAAGAGAAAAGCAGATGAAGTGAATGATAATGatcatcaaataaaaattccaaAAGTTGATGAAACACTTGACACTGAAGAAATTCCCTTAAAAGAGCAGGAATCAAAAGCGGAAATCAGTTCACCAGATACATCTAATATGGAAAATGTGAAGGATAGCAGCATCAGTGAAGGCAAAAAACCAAAATGGCATTTTGATAACATAGCCGCTGCAGAGTTGTTAACACAAAAAATGGATGCTTTGGTTATTGTTTGTAAAGAAGATCCACAAAACATATTCAAAGAGCTGGTACAATTTGTGAAGCCAGGTCGCCCATTCCTTGTCTACTACAGTGTAGCTGAGCCACTGCAGCATCTATATTTGTCTCTGAAGAGTGATAGTAAAATAGCTgcattaaaattaacatgCAATTGGTTGAGAAACTATcag ATACTTCCTGATAGAACACACCCAGAAGTCAATATGAATGCAGCCAGTGGCTTTTTATTATCAGgttatgtattaaaataa
- the LOC105386738 gene encoding beta-1,3-galactosyltransferase 6 produces MNIYKFLKRYYNYIQIILFSVVSFHLGCGFAVNWAKFDCDTENNIVRLDSYLQTSFGGIEYAVLVLTGPDNTDKRDVIRQTWMKLSNNINIKNKPYRSGYVEQKPQFLKIFFAVGTQGLDKKKLHDLSLEDTKNKDILFLQDLQDSYKNLTLKLLNSLKWLNENLPKLKYVVKCDDDSFVRLDLIVKEIENYAPEMSAAEISSYVTHQESLPSYSGLYWGYFFGKATVFRSGKWKEPNWFLCDTYLPYALGGGYVISRSIVDYISRNHDDLVTYNSEDVSMGVWTAALKGINRVHDVRFDTQWRSRGCLNSMLIRHKQTPQDMLDMYSILTETNGIKLCKNEALKFRQYSYNWNEKPSMCCT; encoded by the exons atgaatatttacaAGTTCTTGAAAAGGTATTACAATTACATCCAAATCATACTTTTTTCCGTAGTCAGTTTTCATCTAGGTTGTGGATTTGCGGTAAACTGGGCAAAATTTGACTGCGATactgaaaataatattgtgaGACTGGATTCCTATCTGCAGACTTCGTTTGGTGGTATTGAATACGCTGTCCTTGTCCTGACTGGCCCAGATAATACAGATAAAAGAGATGTTATCAGACAGACTTGGATGAAACTCAGTAATAATatcaacataaaaaataaaccttaTAGATCAGGTTATGTAGAGCAGAAGCCacaatttcttaaaatattttttgcagtTGGAACCCAAGGTCTAGACAAGAAGAAGTTACATGACCTCTCTCTGGAAGAtaccaaaaataaagatattttatttttacaagatCTCCAAGACTCATACAAAAATTTAACACTCAAGCTTTTGAATTCTCTGAAATGGCTAAATGAAAACTTGCCCAAACTGAAATATGTAGTAAAGTGTGATGATGATTCATTTGTTAGACTTGATTTGATAGTGAAGGAAATTGAAAACTATGCACCAGAAATGAGTGCTGCCGAAATAAGCAGCTACGTCACTCACCAA GAATCTTTACCATCATACAGTGGGTTATACTGGGGTTACTTCTTTGGTAAAGCTACAGTGTTTCGTTCCGGTAAATGGAAAGAACCCAATTGGTTTCTATGTGATACTTATCTTCCTTATGCTCTGGGAGGTGGCTATGTCATTTCCCGCAGTATTGTGGATTACATCAGTAGAAATCATGATGATTTAGT GACATATAACTCTGAGGATGTTTCAATGGGTGTGTGGACAGCTGCATTGAAAGGAATCAACAGAGTACATGACGTGAGGTTCGACACACAATGGAGATCCAGAGGCTGTCTCAACTCTATGCTAATCAGACATAAACAAACTCCGCAAGATATGCTAGACATGTATAGCATATTAACAGAAACAAATGGCATTAAGCTATGTAAAAATGAAGCCTTAAAATTTCGACAATATTCATATAATTGGAATGAAAAACCTAGCATGTGTTgcacataa
- the LOC105386739 gene encoding NADPH:adrenodoxin oxidoreductase, mitochondrial — protein sequence MYSESFRSLTYLTPKYLGKMSFKIARQSFKKFSTACKKVSQVCVVGAGPAGFYAAMQLTKKLGNINIDIIEKLPVPFGLIRYGVAPDHPEVKNVINQFTKVAQQPNVNFYGNIALGKDITLSQLRQHYDAVLLTYGAEEDKLLGIENEDAKNIVAARKFVGWYNGLPDARDFEVDLGGNTAAVLGQGNVALDVARIILSPIDELRKTDIPEHVLSVLAKSKIKELYLVGRRGPLQVAFTIKELREQLKIPFCQTVWRKNDFDGVSEVASALARPRKRLTELMLKSLNEHSEDSKPEKYFKPIFHRSPDKFIVDSKNNVMGVQLTCNQMAGSLDKDPKYLPTDEKEIINCSLAIRSIGYKSVNVDKDLIIGDNGSVPNDKGRILDPSNDLAKLYVAGWLGTGPVGVILHTMGNAFQVAKAIQEDLETGQSTENKGGFAEVRKAISDNLKIVDWKGWENIDKYEIEMGKKLGKPREKICCVSEMLEKAL from the exons ATGTATTCTGAATCATTTCGATCGTTGACATATTTGACTCCAAAGTATTTAGGAAAAATGAGCTTCAAGATAGCGAGACAAAGTTTTAAGAAATTTTCAACAGCATGTAAGAAAGTTAGTCAAGTTTGCGTTGTTGGTGCGGGTCCAGCCGGATTCTATGCCGCAATGCAACTAACCAAGAAACTGGGCAATATCAATATTGACATCATTGAGAAATTACCGGTTCCTTTTGGCCTTATCAG ATATGGCGTTGCACCTGATCACCCTGAAGTGAAAAATGTTATTAATCAGTTCACCAAAGTGGCACAACAGCCCAATGTAAACTTCTATGGAAATATTGCTTTAGGAAAGGATATCACTTTGTCTCAATTACGACAACACTATGATGCTGTGCTATTG ACATATGGTGCAGAAGAAGATAAGCTGCTTGGAATTGAAAATGAAGATGCTAAAAATATAGTTGCTGCAAGGAAATTTGTAGGATGGTACAATGGACTTCCTGATGCTAGAGATTTTGAA GTTGATCTGGGTGGAAATACAGCTGCTGTGTTGGGGCAAGGAAATGTTGCATTAGACGTAGCTAGAATAATATTGTCACCAATTGATGAACTAAGGAAAACAGATATACCTGAGCATGTCCTCAGTGTTTTAGCCAAGTCTAAAATCAAAGAACTGTATTTAGTAGGCAGAAGAGGGCCCCTACAGGTAGCATTTACTATCAAGGAGCTGAGAGAACAGCTTAAAATACCATTTTGTCAAACTGTTTGGAGGAAAAATGACTTTGATGGTGTTTCAGAAGTAGCCAGTGCCTTAGCTCGGCCTAGAAAAAGGCTGACTGAACTCATGCTGAAATCATTAAATGAACACAGTGAAGATAGCAaacctgaaaaatattttaaaccaaTATTCCATAGAAGCCCAGATAAATTTATAGTTGATAGCAAAAACAATGTGATGGGTGTTCAACTCACATGTAATCAGATGGCTGGCAGTCTTGACAAAGACCCAAAATATTTACCCACTGATGAAAAAGAAATCATAAATTGTAGTCTTGCAATAAGAAGTATTGGTTACAAAAGTGTTAATGTTGATAAAGACTTAATCATTGGAGATAATGGTTCAGTGCCCAATGATAAAGGTCGTATATTGGACCCTAGTAATGATTTAGCAAAGTTGTATGTAGCTGGGTGGCTGGGCACTGGGCCTGTTGGTGTAATACTACACACTATGGGTAATGCCTTCCAAGTAGCTAAAGCCATTCAAGAAGACCTTGAAACAGGTCAGAGTACTGAAAACAAAGGAGGATTTGCAGAAGTAAGAAAAGCTATCAGTgacaatttaaaaatagtGGATTGGAAAGGTTGGGAAAATATTGATAAGTATGAAATAGAAATGGGCAAGAAACTAGGAAAACCACGCGAAAAGATTTGTTGTGTTTCCGAAATGTTAGAGAAAGCATTATAA
- the LOC125489555 gene encoding protein arginine N-methyltransferase 9-like, whose amino-acid sequence MAENGDNSRSRKYTKLARQLAAGGCYAKAYDMYISAFNKFPDLKTSLEAEFRLLLSKLNALLFETNKIAEIFFYFEHTLAVYPDNIYILNDLGKYLYKFGFYKEACTHFQRALAIDSGYVGAEKNLNSVKNFLVDRWHFRMLNDKTRNEAYRKAIKAVLKHKKDSIIDIGTGTGLLSIYASECEPVAITAIDSNEYMASIASEILKENNINGIVLVPKLSTKLQQQDIGGKKSLIINELYDAGLFGEGVLQTLIHAWENLITNDGHIIPGKAEFYVAGAKCSCLNMKYQLSLPAKQALNITKYKVHSNRGLNEPYDCDDVHMIKGLTYMTEPKSIIKVDFSCVESMKEILYRELPFEVLLRAKESGEIDVLVGWFNLYLTENITITTNPTSHNRANAWQQAIFCDFIPREVEKNEDIPVKFSCTEGKLTLLQDAKLDIRRITDEMLHFLNDACYMKMIQECIGAVCIYLGQTAEISNIAVVDLSPFPVIGMLMMKRGACSLICQAKTTEDRKFIRSVFSINKVPRAKVRVIIEDKLNHKAFKDQKFNLIVGNILELGGDLNTDRKELTNQLQKTNLLPGGLFLPFKIELHAQIINSHWLDVNNCVYDENVSEYKVGMYMNRYQVSQNFHINISQLQYNPISESTLVAVVSDEMRSEVINVPIINNGYANGIICWYTIQLIETGTIISTNRANSFIDAIAFLANPKMPMLRGQIANILSCVDVDSNFKLVIDTDA is encoded by the coding sequence ATGGCTGAGAATGGAGATAACTCAAGATCTCGGAAGTATACCAAACTTGCGAGGCAACTGGCGGCTGGAGGGTGCTATGCGAAAGCTTACGACATGTACATCTCGGCGTTCAACAAGTTTCCCGATCTAAAGACGAGCCTGGAGGCTGAGTTCAGGTTGCTGCTGAGCAAACTCAATGCACTGCTATTTGAAACCAACAAAATCgctgaaatatttttctatttcgAGCATACTCTTGCAGTATATCCcgataatatttatattctgAACGACCTTGGGAAGTATCTCTATAAGTTTGGGTTTTATAAAGAAGCTTGCACTCATTTCCAAAGAGCCTTGGCTATTGACTCAGGCTATGTAGGAGCTGAAAAGAATTTGAATTCAGTCAAGAACTTTTTGGTGGATAGATGGCACTTCAGGATGCTCAATGATAAAACTCGCAATGAAGCCTACCGCAAAGCAATCAAAGCAGTACTGAAACATAAGAAGGATTCCATTATAGACATTGGCACTGGCACTGGCTTACTATCTATTTATGCCTCAGAATGTGAACCAGTAGCTATTACTGCTATAGACTCAAATGAGTACATGGCAAGTATTGCATCTGAAatcttaaaagaaaataatataaatggtATTGTTCTGGTACCAAAATTATCAACCAAACTTCAACAACAAGACATTGGTGGAAAGAAAAGTCTCATTATAAATGAGCTCTATGATGCTGGACTTTTTGGTGAAGGTGTGCTGCAGACCCTAATACATGCTTGGGAAAACTTGATCACTAATGATGGTCACATTATACCTGGAAAAGCTGAATTTTATGTAGCTGGTGCCAAATGCAGTtgtttaaatatgaaatatcaACTAAGTTTACCTGCAAAACAAGCATTAAACATCACTAAATACAAAGTGCACTCTAATAGGGGCTTAAATGAACCTTATGATTGTGATGATGTTCATATGATTAAAGGACTTACATACATGACTGAAccaaaatcaataattaaagttgactTTAGCTGTGTTGAAAGTATGAAGGAAATACTCTACAGGGAGCTTCCATTTGAAGTGCTGCTGAGAGCTAAAGAGTCAGGAGAAATAGATGTGTTAGTTGGGtggtttaatttatatttaacagaaaatataacaataaccACTAATCCAACTTCTCATAATCGAGCTAATGCATGGCAACAAGCTATATTCTGTGATTTCATTCCAAGAGAAGTTGAGAAAAATGAAGATATTCCTGTAAAATTTTCCTGCACTGAAGGCAAACTGACTCTTTTACAAGATGCTAAATTAGATATTAGAAGAATTACTGATGAAATGCTGCATTTTCTGAATGATGCTTGTTATATGAAGATGATTCAAGAATGTATTGGAGCAGTTTGCATATATTTAGGACAAACAGCTGAAATCTCAAACATTGCGGTAGTGGACTTATCTCCATTTCCAGTCATTGGAATGTTGATGATGAAACGAGGAGCCTGTTCTTTAATTTGTCAAGCCAAGACCACAGAAGATAGAAAATTCATAAGGAGTGTTTTCAGcataaataaagtacctagAGCAAAAGTTAGAGTTATTATAGAAGATAAATTGAATCACAAGGCCTTTAAAGaccaaaaatttaatttaatagttGGGAACATCCTCGAGCTTGGTGGTGATTTAAATACTGATCGCAAAGAGTTGACAAACCAGCTACAGAAAACAAATTTGTTACCTGGAGGGCTATTTTTACCCTTTAAAATAGAATTACATGCACAGATAATCAATAGTCACTGGTTGGATGTAAATAACTGTGTTTATGATGAAAATGTTAGTGAATACAAGGTTGGTATGTATATGAATAGGTACCAAGTATCACAAAactttcacattaatatctcaCAATTACAATATAATCCTATATCGGAAAGTACTTTAGTGGCGGTAGTAAGTGATGAAATGAGGTCAGAAGTTATAAATGTGCCAATTATAAATAATGGTTATGCTAATGGAATAATTTGTTGGTACACCATTCAGCTGATTGAAACTGGCACCATAATTAGTACAAATAGAGCTAACAGTTTCATAGATGCAATTGCTTTCTTAGCAAACCCAAAGATGCCTATGCTAAGGGGCCAGATAGCAAATATTCTTAGTTGTGTTGATGTGGACAGCAATTTCAAGCTTGTTATTGATACTGATGCTTAA
- the LOC105386741 gene encoding 60S acidic ribosomal protein P0 has product MGREDKATWKGNYFAKIVQLLDEYPKCFIVGADNVGSKQMQQIRMSLRGHAIVLMGKNTMMRKAIRGHLESNPALEKLLPHIKGNVGFVFTRGDLVDVRDKLLENKVRAPARAGAIAPLSVIIPAQNTGLGPEKTSFFQALSIPTKISKGTIEIINDVHILKPGDKVGASEATLLNMLNISPFSYGLIVEQVYDSGTIFAPAILDIKPEDLRSKFLEGVANVAALSLSIGYPTIASAPHSIANGFKNLLAIAAVTEVEFKEATTIKEFIKDPSKFAAAAVSAAPAAAAPAAAKKEEKKEEEDEQSDDDMGFGLFD; this is encoded by the exons ATGGGTAGGGAGGACAAAGCCACCTGGAAGGGAAACTACTTCGCTAAGATTGTC CAACTCCTGGACGAGTACCCCAAATGTTTCATAGTGGGTGCAGACAATGTGGGCTCCAAGCAGATGCAGCAGATCCGCATGTCGCTGCGCGGGCACGCCATCGTGCTCATGGGCAAGAACACCATGATGCGCAAGGCCATCCGCGGCCACCTCGAGTCCAACCCCGCGCTCGAGAAGCTGCTGCCCCACATCAAGGGCAATGTCGGCTTCGTCTTCACCCGTGGAGACCTCGTTGAT GTCCGTGACAAACTTCTGGAGAACAAGGTGCGTGCCCCGGCTCGTGCTGGTGCCATCGCTCCTCTGTCCGTCATCATTCCTGCCCAGAACACTGGTCTTGGTCCTGAGAAGACCTCTTTCTTCCAGGCTCTGTCCATCCCAACCAAGATTTCCAAGG gTACGATTGAAATCATCAACGATGTGCACATCTTGAAGCCTGGTGACAAAGTGGGTGCTTCCGAGGCTACCCTTCTTAACATGTTGAACATCTCGCCCTTCTCATACGGTCTTATCGTTGAGCAG GTGTACGACTCAGGCACCATCTTTGCTCCTGCCATCTTGGACATCAAACCCGAGGACCTCCGCTCCAAGTTCCTGGAAGGAGTTGCCAATGTTGCTGCCCTCTCTCTGTCCATCGGCTACCCAACCATCGCTTCTGCTCCTCACTCCATCGCCAACGGATTCAAGAACCTGCTGGCCATCGCCGCCGTCACCGAGGTTGAGTTCAAGGAAGCCACTACCATCAAGGAGTTCATCAAG GATCCTTCCAAGTTCGCTGCTGCCGCTGTATCGGCCGCCCCGGCCGCCGCAGCCCCCGCTGCCGCCAAGAAGGAAGAGAAGAAGGAGGAGGAAGATGAGCAGAGCGACGACGACATGGGCTTCGGTCTGTTCGACTAA
- the LOC105386769 gene encoding PAX3- and PAX7-binding protein 1 — translation MFRKPTKKIQRRVFNGAEDDDEGEPEPPPPPVISKQKKENKPLKSKSLLSFADEEEDSVEVFKVKKSSQSKRLAKKREKEKKHAISDSKYENDIPEEKQPIAEQPKKKKVTLEGLILSGREALAADGTGDVSDEPEDCEEEAEEDRGFHRYRAESVRAALAAGGDPIPDAALIHAARKTRQQARELGGDYVSVRPESERAGAGSRLVRDDASGDEDEDGRIHVRGLDLPSDKPKRTTAAAETEMDSEAEEWEEQQMQKAVPAISDVAGGGDMNPFAMAPPPPPRMADGPPHLRPLAAPAGAPATTQQLVDALRLRLQELQMDRERTHQKRLACESRLTSLAEAREERSGRAAPLEAAYRRAQAARAYVTDLVECLDEKMPELEALEARALALARGRCSYLQERRRADVRDQAQDVSALSARPGSVKQQDSEDKVRRTAEREGRRRARRLKREASGSANDHREGDSSDDELPPAEAQHAAREREAIRRLSEQLFADALPAWRSIQGVCAKMARWRRRDPQMYNDAYVAECLPKLVSPYVRQQLILWNPFADEDNEDFERMDWYKCLMMYGVRPERVSADSSDSDSEGEAEGAGAVAVTEDSVRNDMDLYLVPTVVHRVVLPKITELIEHTWDPMCVRACVRLRHVVAHACSVVPRAPPALRRLGQALRAALARAVADVFLPPLPPQLQDGPGGAFWRRCLGASVRLLRAIICLCPPPDVLKADAMALQLIGTLCTAAGAAPGPSSAAAAVALASTLPRGPLRAPALRRIAGLAELAVSKLQADNPMHLKALEQARAVIAEAKACQKLEEQK, via the exons ATGTTTCGTAAACCGACTAAAAAGATTCAGCGTCGCGTCTTTAACGGTGCTGAAGATGATGACGAAGGGGAGcccgagccgccgccgccgcccgtcaTCAGCAAgcagaaaaaagaaaataagcCTTTGAAGAGCAAATCACTTCTAAGTTTCGCTGATGAAG aGGAAGATTCTGTGGAGGTTTTCAAAGTGAAAAAATCATCCCAAAGTAAGCGACTAGCCAAGAAGAGGGAGAAGGAGAAGAAACATGCCATCTCTGATagtaaatatgaaaatgacATTCCGGAG GAAAAGCAGCCGATTGCAGAGCAGccgaagaagaagaaagtgACGTTAGAGGGCCTGATCCTGTCGGGTCGGGAGGCATTAGCAGCTGACGGCACGGGCGACGTTTCTGATGAGCCTGAGGATTGCGAAGAGGAGGCGGAGGAAGATAGAGGGTTCCACCGCTACCGAGCAGAGTCGGTGcgggcggcgctggcggccgGCGGAGACCCTATCCCTGATGCCGCACTCATCCACGCGGCCAGAAAGACTAGACAGCAG GCGCGGGAACTTGGCGGCGACTATGTCTCAGTGCGTCCGGAGTCGGagcgcgcgggcgcgggctcgCGGCTCGTGCGGGACGACGCGTCCGGAGACGAGGACGAGGACGGCCGGATACACGTGCGCGGGCTGGATCTGCCCAGTGACAAGCCTAAAC gTACGACCGCGGCGGCGGAAACGGAAATGGATAGTGAGGCGGAGGAATGGGAGGAGCAGCAGATGCAGAAGGCAGTGCCCGCCATATCAGATGTTGCTG GTGGCGGCGACATGAATCCCTTCGCcatggcgccgccgccgccgccgcgaatGGCGGACGGGCCGCCGCACCTGCGCCCGCTGGCCGCGCCCGCCGGCGCGCCCGCCACCACGCAGCAACTCGTCGACGCGCTGAGATTGAg GCTGCAAGAGCTCCAAATGGACCGCGAGCGCACGCACCAGAAGCGCCTCGCGTGCGAGTCACGTCTAACTTCGCTCGCGGAAGCCCGGGAGGAGCGCTCGGGCCGCGCGGCGCCGCTCGAGGCCGCCTACCGCCGCGCGCAGGCCGCCCGCGCCTACGTCACCGACCTCGTCGAGTGTCTGGACGAGAAG ATGCCGGAGCTAGAAGCCCTAGAAGCACGTGCACTAGCTCTCGCCCGCGGCCGCTGCAGCTACCTGCAGGAACGAAGACGAGCTGACGTGAGGGACCAGGCGCAGGACGTCAGTGCACTCTCAG CACGTCCAGGCTCTGTAAAGCAGCAGGACTCAGAGGACAAGGTGCGGCGCACGGCGGAGCGCgaggggcggcggcgcgcgcgcaggcTCAAGAGGGAGGCTAGTGGTAGTGCTAATGATCATCg TGAAGGAGATAGCAGTGACGATGAGTTGCCGCCAGCCGAAGCACAGCACGCCGCCAGAGAGAGAG AAGCGATCCGTCGTCTCTCGGAGCAGCTATTCGCGGACGCGCTGCCCGCGTGGCGCTCCATACAAGGCGTGTGCGCCAAGATGGCGCGCTGGCGGCGACGCGACCCGCAGATGTATAATGATGCTTATGTGGCCGAGTGTCTGCCCAAATTGGTCTCGCCGTACGTCAGGCAACAG CTTATATTATGGAATCCATTCGCGGATGAAGATAACGAAGACTTCGAGAGGATGGATTGGTACAA ATGCCTGATGATGTACGGCGTCCGTCCGGAGCGCGTGTCCGCCGACTCTTCAGACTCGGACTCGGAGGGGGAGGCggagggcgcgggggcggTGGCGGTCACCGAGGACAGCGTGAGGAATGACATGGACCTGTATCTGGTGCCCACGGTGGTGCATAGAGTGGTGCTGCCGAAGATTACTG AGCTAATAGAGCACACATGGGACCCGATGTGCGTGCGCGCGTGCGTGCGCCTCCGCCACGTGGTAGCACACGCGTGCAGCGTGgtgccgcgcgcgccgcccgcgctgcGCCGCCTCGGGCAAGCGTTGCGCGCCGCGCTGGCTAGAGCTGTTGCCGATGTGTTCCTACCGCCGCTTCCACCTCA ACTGCAAGACGGCCCCGGCGGCGCGTTCTGGCGGCGCTGCCTGGGCGCCAGCGTGCGGCTGCTGCGCGCCATCATCTGCCTGTGCCCGCCGCCCGACGTGCTCAAGGCCGACGCCATGGCGCTGCAACTCATCG GCACCCTCTGcacggcggcgggcgcggcgcccgGCCCgtcgtcggcggcggcggcggtcgcGCTCGCGTCCACCCTGCCCCGCGGCCCCCTGCGCGCCCCCGCGCTGCGCCGCATAGCCGGGCTGGCTGAGCTGGCGGTTAGCAAGCTGCAGGCTGATAACCCGATGCATTT GAAAGCCCTGGAGCAAGCGAGAGCCGTGATAGCTGAGGCAAAAGCATGTCAAAAACTAGAAGAACAAAAATAG